A region of Saimiri boliviensis isolate mSaiBol1 chromosome 10, mSaiBol1.pri, whole genome shotgun sequence DNA encodes the following proteins:
- the LRRC4 gene encoding leucine-rich repeat-containing protein 4: MKLLWQVTVHHHTWNAILLPVVYLTAQVWILCAAIAAAASAGPQNCPSVCSCSNQFSKVVCTRRGLSEVPQGIPSNTRYLNLMENNIQMIQADTFRHLHHLEVLQLGRNSIRQIEVGAFNGLASLNTLELFDNWLTVIPSGAFEYLSKLRELWLRNNPIESIPSYAFNRVPSLMRLDLGELKKLEYISEGAFEGLFNLKYLNLGMCNIKDMPNLTPLVGLEELEMSGNHFPEIRPGSFHGLSSLKKLWVMNSQVSLIERNAFDGLASLVELNLAHNNLSSLPHDLFTPLRYLVELHLHHNPWNCDCDILWLAWWLREYIPTNSTCCGRCHAPMHMRGRYLVEVDQASFQCSAPFIMDAPRDLNISEGRMAELKCRTPPMSSVKWLLPNGTVLSHASRHPRISVLNDGTLNFSHVLLSDTGVYTCMVTNVAGNSNASAYLNVSTAELNTSNYSFFTTVTVETTEISPEDTTRKYKPVPTTSTGYQPAYTTSTTVLIQTTRVPKQVAVPATDTTDKMQTSLDEVMKTTKIIIGCFVAVTLLAAAMLIVFYKLRKRHQQRSTVTAARTVEIIQVDEDIPAATSAAATAAPSGVSGEGAVVLPTIHDHINYNTYKPAHGAQWTENSLGNSLHPTVTTISEPYIIQTHTKDKVQETQI; this comes from the coding sequence ATGAAGCTCTTGTGGCAGGTaactgtgcaccaccacacctggaatgCCATCCTGCTCCCGGTCGTCTACCTCACGGCGCAAGTGTGGATTCTGTGTGCAGCCATCGCTGCTGCTGCCTCAGCCGGGCCCCAGAACTGCCCCTCCGTCTGCTCGTGCAGTAACCAGTTCAGCAAGGTGGTGTGCACGCGCCGGGGCCTCTCCGAGGTCCCGCAGGGTATCCCCTCCAACACCCGGTACCTCAACCTCATGGAGAACAACATCCAGATGATCCAGGCCGACACCTTCCGCCACCTCCACCATCTGGAGGTCCTGCAGCTGGGCAGGAACTCCATCCGGCAGATTGAGGTGGGGGCCTTCAACGGCCTGGCCAGCCTCAACACCCTGGAGCTGTTCGACAATTGGCTGACAGTCATCCCCAGTGGGGCCTTTGAATACCTGTCCAAGCTGCGGGAGCTCTGGCTTCGCAACAACCCCATCGAAAGCATCCCTTCTTACGCCTTCAACCGGGTGCCCTCACTCATGCGCCTGGACTTGGGGGAGCTCAAGAAGCTGGAGTATATCTCCGAGGGAGCTTTTGAGGGGCTGTTCAACCTCAAGTACCTGAACTTGGGCATGTGCAACATTAAAGACATGCCCAATCTCACCCCCCTGGTGGGGCTGGAGGAGCTGGAGATGTCAGGGAACCACTTTCCTGAGATAAGGCCTGGCTCCTTCCATGGCCTGAGCTCCCTCAAGAAGCTCTGGGTCATGAACTCACAAGTCAGCCTGATTGAGCGGAATGCTTTTGATGGGCTGGCTTCACTTGTGGAACTCAACTTGGCCCACAATAACCTCTCTTCTTTGCCTCATGACCTCTTTACCCCACTGAGGTACTTGGTGGAGTTGCACCTACACCACAATCCTTGGAACTGTGATTGTGACATTCTGTGGCTAGCCTGGTGGCTTCGAGAGTATATACCCACCAATTCCACCTGCTGTGGCCGCTGTCACGCTCCCATGCACATGCGAGGCCGCTACCTCGTGGAGGTGGACCAGGCCTCCTTCCAGTGCTCTGCCCCCTTCATCATGGATGCACCTCGAGACCTCAATATTTCTGAGGGTCGGATGGCAGAACTTAAGTGTCGGACTCCCCCTATGTCCTCTGTGAAGTGGTTGCTGCCCAATGGGACAGTGCTCAGCCACGCCTCCCGCCACCCACGGATCTCTGTCCTCAATGATGGCACCTTGAACTTCTCCCACGTGCTGCTTTCAGACACTGGGGTATACACATGCATGGTGACCAATGTGGCAGGCAACTCCAACGCCTCGGCCTACCTCAATGTGAGCACGGCCGAGCTCAACACCTCTAACTACAGCTTCTTCACCACAGTCACAGTGGAGACCACGGAGATCTCGCCCGAGGACACAACTCGAAAGTACAAGCCTGTTCCTACCACGTCCACTGGTTACCAGCCGGCATATACCACCTCTACCACGGTGCTCATTCAGACCACCCGTGTGCCCAAGCAGGTGGCAGTACCCGCGACAGACACCACTGACAAGAtgcagaccagcctggatgaAGTCATGAAGACCACCAAGATCATCATTGGCTGCTTTGTGGCAGTGACTCTGCTAGCTGCCGCCATGTTGATTGTCTTCTATAAACTTCGTAAGCGGCACCAGCAGCGGAGTACAGTCACAGCCGCCCGGACAGTTGAGATTATCCAGGTGGACGAAGACATCCCAGCAGCAACATctgcagcagcaacagcagctcCATCCGGTGTATCAGGTGAGGGGGCAGTAGTGCTGCCCACAATTCATGACCATATAAACTACAACACCTACAAACCAGCACATGGGGCCCAATGGACAGAAAACAGCCTGGGGAACTCTCTGCACCCCACAGTCACCACTATCTCTGAACCTTATATAATTCAGACCCATACCAAGGACAAGGTACAGGAAACTCAAATATga